The following proteins come from a genomic window of Gossypium raimondii isolate GPD5lz chromosome 5, ASM2569854v1, whole genome shotgun sequence:
- the LOC105766383 gene encoding uncharacterized protein LOC105766383, whose product MDSRFKGIGWVGGIYQKFETLCHEMDNIVNQDTVKYVENQAQSVGKSMKRFYSDVMLPLKHDAKGVALKRSTTIGTSFESKVAEVDPIEKRPDHASNELFHSVQLSIPASVDAFDGADSDKMSPLVSDVMKTTSSDVSREENAIRKMASRSDVPELISQSEDKFIDMEFQSPKRETRVSDNTTVDEVNKQLECGFGEICHVDQPGNLNSVDSLLGKQYVTSEQVAGFLNDTKPEVNPEEHATMEKHSASMVSGLLSPFEKESSGSSMLSKFIDCNEKEMPFEAEVPPSTSVQDVRKPSVSDVSESIFPGEEESFGASMVNEIVNCDDEIPSVVQSDVSSATLVQGDQNERKDKNDRAGVSDCVSDASGDVTSYKMTSSGIRSEEVMAEVGVVSPCGSVLKEINFPEKNSLEHSPAKALISHDPINVAELTGPISSGNDLSMASPENDAYRTANSPKSLTEISGSKNVYFGGEPAQIQALSLSNIGHINDSTDDINISSMETIELYDEVKLEDSCHIPDVTALYAVSHIMNKHKSYKKRIKDALTSKKRLVKEYEQLAIWFGDADMGSDHNHFQTPQPSSSTATSKSKNTQTELVCDSDWELL is encoded by the exons GACACTGTCAAATATGTTGAGAATCAGGCACAAAGTGTGGGTAAAAGCATGAAGCGATTTTATTCTGATGTTATGCTTCCTCTAAAACATGATGCCAAAGGAGTGGCTTTAAAAAGAAGCACTACAATTGGTACCTCTTTTGAATCAAAGGTTGCTGAAGTTGATCCCATTGAAAAACGGCCTGATCATGCTTCTAATGAACTTTTCCATTCAGTTCAATTAAGTATTCCGGCTTCTGTTGATGCCTTTGATGGGGCAGACTCGGACAAAATGTCCCCACTAGTTAGTGATGTTATGAAAACTACAAGCTCTGATGTTAGCAGAGAAGAAAATGCCATAAGGAAAATGGCATCCAGGTCTGATGTACCAGAGCTGATATCTCAGAGTGAGGATAAATTCATTGATATGGAGTTCCAATCCCCTAAAAGGGAGACAAGAGTTAGTGATAATACTACAGTTGATGAGGTAAACAAGCAGCTTGAGTGTGGGTTTGGTGAGATTTGCCATGTAGACCAACCAGGTAACCTTAATTCTGTGGATTCCCTTTTGGGGAAACAATATGTAACTTCAGAACAAGTTGCTGGTTTTTTGAACGATACAAAACCTGAAGTGAACCCAGAGGAACATGCCACAATGGAAAAGCATTCAGCATCCATGGTGTCAGGTTTACTATCTCCTTTTGAGAAGGAATCCTCTGGATCTTCAATGTTGAGCAAGTTCATTGATTGTAATGAGAAAGAAATGCCTTTCGAAGCTGAGGTTCCTCCTTCAACTTCAGTTCAGGATGTGAGAAAGCCATCTGTATCTGATGTTTCAGAGTCAATCTTTCCTGGTGAGGAAGAATCATTTGGAGCTTCAATGGTGAATGAGATTGTTAATTGTGATGATGAAATTCCATCTGTTGTTCAATCTGATGTTTCTTCTGCAACTTTAGTTCAGGGTGACCAAAAcgaaagaaaagataaaaatgatcGTGCAGGTGTCTCTGACTGTGTCTCAGATGCTTCAGGTGATGTTACTTCTTATAAAATGACCTCTTCAGGCATTCGCTCTGAGGAAGTTATGGCAGAGGTTGGAGTCGTTTCTCCTTGTGGTTCAGTATtaaaggaaattaattttcCGGAGAAGAATTCGCTTGAACATTCACCTGCAAAAGCTTTAATTTCTCATGATCCCATTAACGTGGCTGAATTGACAGGACCCATCTCGTCTGGCAATGACTTGTCCATGGCATCTCCTG AAAATGATGCCTACAGAACTGCTAATAGTCCCAAGTCCCTGACTGAAATATCAGGAAGCAAAAATGTTTACTTTGGTGGTGAACCTGCTCAAATTCAGGCTTTATCCTTATCTAATATTG GACATATAAATGATTCCACTGATGATATCAATATTTCTTCCATGGAAACCATTGAATTGTATGATGAGGTGAAGCTCGAGGATAGCTGTCATATTCCCGATGTTACTGCACTTTATGCCGTCTCTCATATAATGAATAAACACAAATCATACAAG AAAAGAATCAAGGATGCTTTAACTTCGAAAAAGAGGCTGGTGAAAGAGTATGAACAGCTAGCAATATGGTTTGGAGATGCGGACATGGGGTCAGACCACAATCATTTCCAAACTCCACAGCCCTCAtcctccactgcaacctcaaaGTCCAAAAATACGCAAACGGAACTTGTATGTGATTCTGACTGGGAACTCCTTTAA
- the LOC105766382 gene encoding protein trichome birefringence-like 31, with the protein MKGQSAERIQSLFPVLLASLLVLGTAQLVFDSLKSGKSYVFQYYGKPEKLRKSVFVLPEDRMDESCNLFEGKWVWDNVSYPLYEENSCPYLVKQTTCLKNGRPDSFYQNWRWQPQACNLPRFDPLKLLDILRDKRLMFIGDSVQRAQFESMVCLVQSVVPKGKKSFKRDPPRKIFKAKEYNATIEYYWAPFIVESISDHATNHTVLKRLVNLDSISKHGKSWEGVDVLVFESYVWWMYRPQINATYGSMEDVQEYNVTTAYRIAMETWGNWLESTINPHLQKVFFMSMSPTHLWSWEWKPGSRGNCFNESYPIQGSYWGTGSNLAIMEILHEVLQDLKINVTFLNITQLSEYRKDAHTTVFGERRGKLLTKEQKADPLNFADCIHWCLPGVPDTWNEILYAYLLQSYQNF; encoded by the exons ATGAAGGGGCAATCTGCAGAGAGGATCCAATCATTGTTTCCTGTTTTATTAGCTTCCCTTCTTGTTTTAGGAACAGCACAATTAGTGTTTGATAGCTTGAAGAGTGGCAAAAGCTATGTATTTCAGTACTATGGCAAACCGGAGAAGCTGAGGAAATCGGTTTTTGTTTTACCGGAAGATCGGATGGATGAAAGCTGCAACCTGTTTGAAGGGAAATGGGTTTGGGACAATGTCTCATATCCTCTTTATGAAGAAAATAGCTGCCCTTACTTGGTTAAACAAACAACTTGTCTAAAAAATGGCAGGCCCGATTCTTTTTACCAAAACTGGAGATGGCAGCCTCAAGCATGCAACCTACCAag GTTTGATCCATTGAAGCTATTGGACATTTTGAGGGACAAAAGGTTGATGTTCATAGGGGATTCAGTTCAAAGAGCCCAATTTGAATCAATGGTCTGCCTGGTACAATCTGTGGTTCCCAAAGGGAAGAAATCTTTTAAAAGAGATCCTCCTAGGAAGATCTTCAAAGCCAAG GAGTACAATGCAACTATTGAGTACTATTGGGCTCCATTCATTGTGGAATCTATCTCAGACCATGCGACAAATCATACTGTATTAAAACGTCTGGTCAACCTTGACTCCATATCTAAACATGGCAAGAGCTGGGAAGGAGTGGATGTGTTAGTATTTGAGAGCTATGTATGGTGGATGTATAGACCTCAGATCAACGCTAC CTACGGATCCATGGAGGATGTTCAAGAATATAATGTCACAACTGCCTATAGAATTGCAATGGAAACTTGGGGGAATTGGTTAGAATCCACCATTAATCCTCATCTTCAAAAGGTTTTTTTCATGAGTATGTCCCCAACACACTTGTG GAGCTGGGAATGGAAGCCAGGCAGCCGTGGAAACTGTTTCAATGAGTCTTACCCCATCCAAGGTTCATATTGGGGCACGGGGTCTAACCTAGCTATCATGGAGATACTTCATGAAGTTTTACAAGACCTTAAAATCAATGTCACATTTTTGAACATTACCCAGTTATCAGAATATAGGAAAGATGCTCATACGACAGTTTTCGGAGAACGAAGAGGCAAGCTCTTGACAAAGGAACAAAAAGCTGACCCACTAAATTTTGCTGATTGCATTCATTGGTGCTTACCAGGAGTACCTGATACATGGAATGAGATTTTGTATGCATATTTGTTGCAGagttatcaaaatttttga